The DNA segment gagaaaaataaaataaaattatttgttgaCTAGGAACCTAAAACTATTCATGTAGTAGATTCAGGGAGCGCAGAATTAAATTCTAGGGGATGGGGACTGATTGTAAAGCCCTATTTGTAAACAGGGATTTATCACCAAATCTccctataaataatataatttttattttatttattgttaaaaggacaaaatagtcatttaacatttttatataaaatttaatcaatcaaatcaaataaactactCCCTTCGTCCCATATATGTTTTCCTCTTTGGATTTTCACACATATTAAGAAAAATGTATTGGAAAAGCAAGTTGTATATAAActttctattttatccctatttaatgtattaaaaaatgattgcacaatttcaaggtgtagttaataggggtatattaataaagaagtgtaaaaaaatattactaaatgtggtatatgactatatatttgggacaaacaaaaaaagaaacgtggacattataattgggacggagggagtataatctatcaatcaaatacaatattattttaactatatttatttatttattttttattacatgatattacttatctatatattatttatatcatgtCCCAAACCAAACGGTGTCTAAATATAATAGGTATCTATGTAATTACACAACTCTTCGATATCTATAAAAACCAAGCAagtctttaaaaaaataaacttcaAATTTTCTTGCTCAAAATACTTACTTCAAATAGGTTATGCATctatgtaaataaaaaaataaaactaaaatataatttaaatatttcaaaaaatagaTGAGTCAAAGATCATCATTACAACTATTTAATTTTATTGTCATCcacaaacaaatatatatatatatatatatatatatatatatatatatattataaacagaAAAATATACTAAAAACAAGTAATATTTTTCCGCTTAAAACAAATCACTTTAAATAGTAttatcaataaaaaataaaacaaaaactgAAAAAATATAGTTCATCTTGTTGGGAAAGCGATTATTGGAAAATCGATTCAAATTAAGTTTTGGAgtttatatattaaatactaaattgatgagacaaaacTGACGAGATAAACAGAAAAGATCCAGATGCTAAACTGAAAAGATTCGAGCGCTAAACTGAAAAGATTCAGAcgctaaagatttgaagaaactAATTCGATAAAAGCATCAACTGATATATCTCCGAAGATGCTAAACTGAGTTAGTAAATTGATACAATGATAAAATCAGTTGACCCTCGATGAAAGCATCAGTTGACCCGCGATGAAAAGCATCAGTCGACCCTCACAATGAAAGCATCAGTTTACCTTCAAAAAGTCTACCAGTATGAATTAAACGGATAAAGTTTTCCGTACTCTGACACATTCTGCAGAAGGTAGTGTCACGATCCGAGAGAATGTCGGCTCCAGAAATTGTCAAGTGATATAGTGACAAATGCAACGGGTATATTTCAAATCTACTTCAAGAGATCCGATTTGAAATTATGACCGTTAACATCCGAAGACTATAAATAAGAAACTCAATCTATCAAGCAATAAATTTTGCCAATAACTCTTGCTGTGATATTATATGAGCTTCCGAAGCTTAAAAACTTGCAAAACGGACTCGAAGCACAACACTTAGATGATTATTCTGATTATTTTAAGATCAATTTTGTGCAAAGTTGTAAACGAGTTGTAACAAGTGTTTTtcatcagtctaggactgaaactgaagttgttaactaggagttcttgtttaggcagtggaTAAGTCCTAAAACTGGATCGGGGTTTTACAAACtacttgtaaaattcaaagtcttctagtgatattcTTCCGAGAaaaaagaaggggtgacgtaggagtaattgaaatctccgaacatcaaTAAACATCTCATTGTGTTTTTCATCAGTTTACTTACTTAAACCAACCTTTCATACACATATTTTTACTAGTGTTCAGAATCTGTAATTTGACATATTTCTGCATACTCACTGTTTGTAAAATTACATTAGACATCAAGATAAAACTGAGAATTCAATCACTAAACCGATTGAATTCATAGTCAGCCCTGAAAGAAAATTTtagagtgtattcaccctccCCCCCTTCTACACTCTAaatcgatcctaacaagtggtatcagagcggggtCTTTATCTTGTCTTTGAACACTATCTCAAAGATTTCTTCATTcagcaaaattcctatgttttccgAAGAGGACTTTGATGATGGGAGATTTGTATGCAAGCACACTTATCAGCTCTATatgatgacatgtggtttgTTGTCACTGATGGACCTATTATCATCACCAAAGTAAACACTGCTATATCTATCTCAAGTGGTAGACCACAATATATCGAGAAACCAAGAATGGAATGGACTAATGAAGACAAGAAGGAAGCAAATCTTGATAATGTTGCTAAGGAAATTTTGTACAAGACTCTTGACAAAAATATATTCACCAAGATCAAGATGTGTAAAACTATGAaagaaatttgggaaaaactgaTCCAGCTTTGTGAAGGAAATGAACATACGAAAGAAAACAAATTATCAGTGGCTactcaaaaaattaataatataaaaatgaaGCCAAGAGAATCCATGACAGAGTTTGATGGACGAGTCAGTAACATTGTAATTGAACTCAATGATCTGGGAAAGACATATCCCAACCGAGAAATTATTCTGAAAGTTATTCGAGGTCTTCCCAAAGATTGGGATGTGAAAACAATGACAATGAGGGAATCAAAGGACCTGAATAAACTAGAACTTTATGATCTATTTGCTGATCTAAAAGCTTATGAGTTTGAATTAAAGACTCGAGAAGAGGATCAATCTATCTCTCAACTGACCAAAGCTTTAGCAGCAGTCAAAATAGAGACACCAGCTCAAACTTAAAGAACTGAAGAACAACTTAGTAGTGATGTTATGTCACTATTTGTGAAAAATTTTGGAAAGTTCATCAGAAGAAATCAAGAATGATCCTACAGAATAAGCATTCAAAAGAAAGATGCAAATGAAGAATCTAGAGTCTGATTCAACTGTGGCAAAATAGGACACTTCATAGAAGActgtcccaaaccaaagaaagatgATAAAAGATCAATAGAGAAAGGTAAGAAGAAATTTGAAAGAAGGAAGAGTTCAAAAGATGCTAAATACGCATCTAGAAAGAAGCATGAAGCACTGGTTGCAGAGGAGAGTAAATCCAAATGGGCAGAAACTGACAGTGAATTGAATGAATCAGACTATTCTTCTAGCTCCAATGATGATGGGGAAGAAGTAACGTGCCTAATGGCCAATGATCATGAACAAGCATCTACAAGTGAACAGGTATTCGacttcaactctaaaaaattcaCTAGAGAAGAACTTATCACAGCACTTCATGAAATGAAAAATGAGTATCACAAATTGTCCATAACATTTGATGAAGTCAAAGCAAAGAAAAAGGATCTGCAAGACATCTCAATTGAACCCAACTGGGAACAATCAGTTGAGAAAATCAGTTTAAAACAGAGATTGGTAAGCTTGAGACCGAGAATGAGATACTTAAGATCGATTTCATGAAATCACAGATTAAATGATTTGGTAAGCTCATGGAATATATCCTCAAGCATGCTGACGGAGATGATAAGTTTACAAAACCCCACAAATGACAAAAGTAGTCTAGGGTTTGGTAAAACTGAAAACATTGGTGAATCTAGTACTTTACCTAAACCGAATATGTAAGGGAAGTATATACACTTTGTACAAGCATGTGGGAAAAATAAACATATTGAAATATATGATAAACCCGTCCCGAACAATTGTAAGTCAACTGAGCAAATGAACATGAATAGATTTTCTATTGGTTTCATTCCTGAGGAAATCAAGGTTGAAATTGTTAAAAGTCCTGATGGGACTAATACATATCAACCAAATCCTATGAGAGGAAAACGgaatcaatatcacaatcaacGTCCGGTTCAGAAGCGATATCGGCAACTCAACAATTTGGGACAGGGAAAACAACATTTTGTATCACAAGCACATAATTGTTCACATCCTACGGCACAAAATTCAGCACACACATATAGGAACATTGAAACTGGTAAACTGGTCAAAGTAATCCAGATTTGGATTCCAAAAGGATTAATCTCtcgtggacccaaatagatatgggtaccaaaatcatTCAACTCTGTGACTGCAAGTAACAAGTGTTGAAGAAAGTATGGATGAATCATGGTATCTAGACAGCGGGTTCTCAAGACATATGACTGGAAATGCTAAAATGTTGTCTGAACTCATTAAAAGAAATGGACCCACAATCACCTTTGATGACAACTCACAGGGTAGAACTGTGGGTAAGgataagattatccatggtaacataaTCATCAAGGATGTCTTACTAGTTGAGaacttaaaatataatttgacAAGTATCAGTCAACTTTGTGATTATAAGCATATGGTTGCATTTCAGAAACATTCATGTCTTGTTAAAGATATTTCTGGTGATATTATTCTAACAAGAAACAGGTGTGGAAATACATATAAAGTATGTTGAAATGATTAGTCTAGCAAACCAGTTTGCCTCATAGCTTCAAATTCTAAGCACAACTGGATATGGCACAAGAGATTGAATCACCTTAACTTCAAGGCTATTGTCAGTCTGAGTAAACTTGAGCTAGTATCAGGACTGCctaaaattgaattttcaaaGGACAAAAGTGTGTTCATCTTGTCAGTTTGGAAAGCAAGTTAGGtaatcttttaaaaacaaggGTTATAAATTGTCCAATCGATGCTTGGAATTGTTACATATGGAATTGATTGGTCATATACCAGTGACAAGTTTAGGGGAAATGAGATATACTCTTGTCATTATTGATGACTACTCTCGATTCATCTGGGTCATgtttttaaaatctaaagaccAAATTGCTCCTCAACTGATCAAGATTTTCAAAAGACTTTTTAATGAGAAATCAAATAAGATTGACAGAAACAAAAGTGACAGGGAAACTGAATTTGTCAATCAAACTTTGTCTTCATTTTTAGAGAATTATGGAATCAAACATGAGTTTTCAGTAGCAAGAACACCACAgtaaaatggtgttgcagaaaggagaaatcATACTCTAAAAGAAGCTGTGAGAACCATGTTAGTTGATTCTAAGGTGTCTcaaagattttgggcagaaaCTGTAAATACTACTTGCTATACTCAGAACAGATCGTTGATATGtaagaaatttttgaaaacaccatatgagatctggaatgttAAACAGCCTAATGTGTCATTCTTCAAAATATTCGGCTGTAAATGTtacattcacaacaatggtaaaaaTCATCTGACTGCATTTGTTTCAAAATCAGATGATGGTATATTTCTTGGATACTCCTCTGTTAGTAAAGCTTATAGAgtctttaaaaaaaacattgaatGTCGAAGAATATGTACATATCATGTTTTATGAATATATGTCCATAAAAACATCAACTAATGTCCATAAAATCGCAGATCTATGTCAAGAAATACAACTGGAAGATGACAGTGAAGATGACTCGTCTATGGTAATAAGATCTCTTCAAACTCCAGAACCTGAACTGAtagattgtagtgacccgtatccgtaattgatgattaatgagtatattaatcataggatcatgtttagattaagtaaaacatgattaagtaagtttaTGTTGAAtaaacggacttcagaaatggattcagaatgatcggaaatAGTTCGGAGGATGAcacagaacggaagcaacgtccgaagaacggacgcaacgttcgtgcgatcagaaatgcgtcactgcttacgcacttgatgtgaCATCAGGCAGAACGGAAGAAACGTCCGGAAATGgaagcagcgttcatcaggcaGAACGAACGCAACGAACCcaaacggaagcaacgttccgtGTTTATAAATATAGAGGCCGAGGGTTCATTTGGAGTGCACCCTTCCCTattttctctctgattcctaagccttctaactcacatctagggagatctaggtgtCCTATCGGTATTCCGGAAGTGACGCAGTGGTGtagacgtcgtagcggagctgtggcctagttttgaggctatcgacagcaaagggctatcgacggacgcaggtatagctttggtttcctaaaaatatttaggagtatgcaatagcttagttaacgcttttagagctttattattgatgaatgagtaattgcattgtagtagcagtagctggactagtaggcttggagtctaggtcagcggagctaggtttgaccagaaattgttagaggtacgtaagtactgaccgagatagccggcatgatatatttgcatgtatgttgcatgagtatgtgctatatgttttatcatgttttagaatgttttaccgccttagcacatgcacAATTTtatgtgtgactgcatccgaagAGATGCGAGTCATtcacagtctccatagggaacagtgatctcatgttggactcgagtcaggtacgacagttttcatatgagacttgtatcctgttttggattcgggtcaggatggggttggatcagtcctgatatagaatatatgagtaccccgcggagtcgctctctagccaaTATTATATATTCCTGGCGCcttgagcaagtgttttacctgagattttaaatcatctgtgtgcgcatatttgtacatatatcattgctttcgtattgagcgttgtcgctcatgccccctgtgtttgggtattgtggtgtaccttgtggcggggcaggtttgaggctcccaggaggctctcagcaggattaaTGATCCGAGGGTGAGGgattgtagagggtagggatttgtttaccctgaaccttcgatttggttgtattattagTATTTATGCACTTTCGTTATCattggttgtattctgccgattggatttgttgtacctTAATTTATCCGCACCTTACGCTTTTagtattattgcatgcgctttatattaaactctgattaggtagtggatccgggtagggtcgctacatttattggtatcagagcacatTGAACTGGGAATtacgtaaagcggattaagttattatttgttattatgtaacagatggcagattatgaTGAGAGCCATGATAGCGGAGGCGGTGGTCGTTAGGGTGATCCGAACGATCGTAGACGTCATCGAGGACAGCCTGAGGAGCACAAGAAagtgagcatgcgtagattcaaggaggttagcccgaagcctttggcAGGAGGTGAGACGCCTGAGCAGGCTGAGGATTGGctcgagaggatggagcagtgttttcaggagttccgttgcacagaCCAGGATAGAATGGAGATTTTTGCCTTCATTCTTGAGGggagagcgaggaagtggtggagatctactttcgcaccattcatagcagcgAGGGGAGCAGCCAcgtgggttgagttccgtactgcttttcagcgactgtattttcctccagctctgcGACAGACGAAAGCCAATGAGTTACTGAGTCTTCGACAGGGGATGATGTTGATTGAGGAAAAaaaccagcagaagttctttgatcttctaTCTTATTGTCCTCACATTTCTGAGAGCTCTGTGGCGAAGtacgatcatttccttcagggtctgaaccctgagattcatcggatggtttCGGTGGGCAGCGATATAACCTATGAAGGCTTGGTGGAACGTTGTCACCAAGAGGAGTACAGTATTCAGAGGAACAGAGTACTCTtctcttcttccaggccagcgagttCTATTCCTTTGGGCCCGAGGGGCCATTCTTTCAAGAAGTCGGGAGGcacttcttcttcatcatctggatctggtggggtgcatcgttttggtggtCAGAGACCGAACCGATGTAGTCAGTGTAGACGCAGGCATCctccagggcagtgtggtcgatcgtcTACTGCATGTTTTCAGTGTGgacaggagggtcacatgaagagggattgtccgaTGCTGATTGGGGGAGCTAGTGGTTtaggaggttctcaggcatctgttcaacCGCCTCAGTTTCAGCAGCCACCTTATCAGCAGCAGTATTCCCAGCAGCCACAACAGTCTCATCGACaacctactcagactccttcccGAGGTCATTCTTCCTTACGGCCGCATGTTCAGGGGCAAGTCTTTGCACTGAACCAGGAGCAGACGGAGGCAAACAGTGATCGTATGATTGCAGGtacctgtagtttatgtggttttactgcatatgttttgattgatccTGGCGCATCACACGCATTCATCTcagcacgttttgttaagaagtatagattgtcgtatattcctttagacgtgttgctagtggtctctactcctatgggtagcgaagttttagccaagcgtctagtgatgggttttgTTTTAGACTTCGaaggacatcagcttagtgctaacctgatggttttagctatgtaagattttgattgtatcattgggatagatctcttGACTACCTACAGAGCGATGGTAGATTGATATCAgcgatttgttcagtttcgtcctgAGGATGACGAgtcttggtatttctatggtgagggagctcgacccccgatgccagtggtttttgctctgaaagcccggcgtgctttagagtctggcggggaaggataccttatatacgccattgacgcatccttggAAGGACCGGACATCcaggagataccagtggtttgtGATTTTCccgatgtgtttccggaggagattccaggcttACCAACAGTaagggagatcgagtttggcattgagttagttcCAGGGAcagcaccgatttccagagctcCATATCGATTAGCACATTCTGAAATGAGAGAGTTGCAGAGTCAACttcaggatcttctt comes from the Henckelia pumila isolate YLH828 chromosome 1, ASM3356847v2, whole genome shotgun sequence genome and includes:
- the LOC140872053 gene encoding uncharacterized protein, whose translation is MRRFKEVSPKPLAGGETPEQAEDWLERMEQCFQEFRCTDQDRMEIFAFILEGRARKWWRSTFAPFIAARGAATWTKANELLSLRQGMMLIEEKNQQKFFDLLSYCPHISESSVAKYDHFLQGLNPEIHRMVSVGSDITYEGLVERCHQEEYSIQRNRVLFSSSRPASSIPLGPRGHSFKKSGGTSSSSSGSGGVHRFGGQRPNRCSQCRRRHPPGQCGRSSTACFQCGQEGHMKRDCPMLIGGASGLGGSQASVQPPQFQQPPYQQQYSQQPQQSHRQPTQTPSRGHSSLRPHVQGQVFALNQEQTEANSDRMIAGPDIQEIPVVCDFPDVFPEEIPGLPTVREIEFGIELVPGTAPISRAPYRLAHSEMRELQSQLQDLLDKGYIRPSVSPWGAPVLFVKKKYGSMCLCYYRRFVENFSQIAKPLTQLTRKDVPFVWNSECKESFHEL